In Nonlabens agnitus, the DNA window CGCCTAACGGCGCCTTACCGGCGGACCGATCGCTAGCCTTGCACCAGAGCGGTGGACACGACGACCTTTAGCGGAAGCTACACGATCCAGCAGTCCGACATTGATGCCGGAACGGTATCGAACCAGGCACTTGCCACGGGAACGAATCCTGATGGTGACGATGTGACGGATACCTCTGATGACCCTAACAACCGACGGATGAGGATCCGGACGGTGACGGCGATCCAGATGATCCAACGGATACGGCCTTCAGATGACAGTGACATATCGCTGCTTAAGAGAGGCACGTTCAACGATGAGAACGGTGACGGCTTCGCACAGTTGGGGAGACGATCAGCTACACTTCACTGTAACGAACACCGGAGCGACTACGTTGACGGATATCACGATCACGGATCCACTACTAGTGG includes these proteins:
- a CDS encoding DUF7507 domain-containing protein; this encodes MDTTTFSGSYTIQQSDIDAGTVSNQALATGTNPDGDDVTDTSDDPNNRRMRIRTVTAIQMIQRIRPSDDSDISLLKRGTFNDENGDGFAQLGRRSATLHCNEHRSDYVDGYHDHGSTTSG